The Campylobacter concisus genome has a window encoding:
- a CDS encoding response regulator transcription factor yields MQEVLEILKKTSVLVVEDDDMARELIISGLKPYCEQVIGACDGQDGVEKFKKQGFDIVMSDIHMPVLNGFEMMNEMKRTKPHQKFIVFTSYDSDENLIKSMEEGAMLFLKKPIDMKDLRAMLISLSFERDEKLVYLSDEVSINLKREKIYKNGIEIYLSFLQNKIFWLFAYNLNKLVTYEMIEEFVYESDVSKAAIQNVILRLKRELGVKFKNISESGYILITKSE; encoded by the coding sequence ATGCAAGAAGTCTTAGAAATTTTAAAAAAGACGTCCGTATTGGTAGTCGAAGATGACGATATGGCAAGAGAGCTTATTATTAGTGGGCTTAAGCCTTATTGCGAACAGGTAATTGGTGCTTGCGATGGACAAGATGGCGTGGAGAAATTTAAAAAGCAAGGTTTTGATATTGTGATGAGTGATATTCACATGCCAGTGCTTAATGGCTTTGAGATGATGAATGAGATGAAACGTACAAAGCCGCACCAAAAATTTATCGTCTTTACCTCTTATGATAGCGATGAAAATTTGATAAAAAGCATGGAGGAAGGGGCGATGCTCTTTTTAAAGAAGCCTATTGATATGAAGGATCTTAGAGCAATGCTTATTAGTTTAAGTTTTGAACGAGATGAAAAGCTAGTTTATTTAAGTGATGAGGTGAGTATAAATTTAAAAAGAGAGAAAATTTATAAAAATGGCATTGAAATTTATCTTAGTTTTTTGCAAAATAAGATATTTTGGCTCTTTGCTTATAATCTAAATAAGCTAGTTACTTATGAGATGATAGAAGAATTTGTCTATGAAAGCGATGTTAGCAAGGCAGCTATCCAAAATGTAATACTTCGTCTAAAGCGTGAGCTTGGTGTGAAATTTAAAAATATTAGCGAGAGTGGATATATTTTAATCACAAAATCTGAATGA
- a CDS encoding sensor histidine kinase, giving the protein MGINLKSQNIKIYAIILLASLFVVLLGLNSYNKAKEKIIELSDKNNIAVSKNIVSNFQIWLDERLNSLIRASKFIQNSGIIDDDTRVANFIKLFKENAKEFDLMQLLREDGEIFVDGQKISEEVMSKRERAGLIWYVETKNTNAPSVNFMQKHKILKGSTLNLCVPVTKQAKFKAALCGVVRIENIFNSIKNFSLAPNSYSFLVTHSGEILTSIPDLALKKEIEEKFKELFLKDEDITSLKIGQNLIQVAEIPTINWFIGAGTNNEEEISALTKEALKNALSLLFAFVALTFLANILHNFMYNKIKKIQDEYETLLTHRAKMSEAGELISGINHQFIQPVNSLKLMLSSCIMLKKEGKLSDEELINLLEKGQSSVKLLSSTIEIFRNFYKSAENVSEFKIQTSIKNLITLMHTELSRANVSVKFSGFNEQKVRQIENIIQQILLILIHNAKDSLVESYKDEPLKRIIEIKFRSFEDKCYIGVYDNGNGVSKQMSEKIFTWLNTTKKQGNGIGLYFAKKLAQEKLNGDVRLVNNAKPTVFELSFDINLKD; this is encoded by the coding sequence ATGGGTATTAATTTAAAATCACAAAATATTAAAATTTATGCGATCATCTTGCTAGCAAGCCTCTTTGTCGTGCTTCTTGGGCTAAACAGCTACAACAAAGCAAAAGAAAAGATCATCGAGCTATCTGATAAAAACAATATCGCAGTTAGTAAAAACATTGTTAGCAACTTTCAAATTTGGCTTGATGAGCGTCTAAATTCGCTCATCCGTGCGTCAAAATTTATCCAAAACTCTGGCATCATAGATGACGATACTAGGGTGGCAAATTTCATAAAGCTCTTTAAAGAAAATGCAAAAGAATTTGATCTCATGCAGCTTCTAAGAGAGGACGGCGAGATCTTTGTAGATGGGCAAAAGATCTCAGAAGAGGTGATGTCAAAGCGTGAGCGAGCGGGGCTTATCTGGTATGTCGAGACAAAAAATACAAATGCCCCAAGCGTAAATTTCATGCAAAAACATAAAATTTTAAAAGGCTCAACTCTAAATTTATGCGTTCCAGTCACAAAACAAGCGAAATTTAAAGCAGCACTTTGTGGCGTTGTGCGTATAGAAAATATCTTTAACAGCATTAAAAATTTTAGCCTTGCGCCAAATTCTTACTCATTTTTAGTAACTCATAGCGGTGAAATTTTAACATCGATACCTGATCTTGCTTTAAAAAAAGAGATCGAGGAGAAATTTAAAGAGTTGTTTTTAAAAGACGAAGACATTACAAGCTTAAAAATAGGACAAAATTTAATCCAAGTAGCTGAGATACCAACGATAAATTGGTTCATAGGAGCTGGCACAAATAATGAAGAGGAAATTTCAGCTTTAACAAAAGAAGCTTTAAAGAATGCTCTAAGCTTGCTCTTTGCCTTCGTTGCGCTCACATTTTTAGCAAATATTCTTCATAATTTTATGTATAACAAGATAAAAAAGATACAAGATGAGTATGAAACATTGCTAACTCATAGAGCCAAAATGAGTGAGGCTGGCGAGCTAATAAGTGGTATCAATCATCAATTCATTCAGCCAGTAAATTCGCTAAAACTAATGCTAAGCTCGTGCATAATGTTAAAAAAAGAAGGTAAATTAAGCGATGAGGAGCTAATAAATTTACTTGAAAAAGGACAAAGCTCAGTCAAACTTCTTTCAAGTACTATTGAAATTTTTAGGAATTTTTACAAAAGCGCTGAAAATGTGAGCGAATTTAAGATACAAACAAGCATTAAAAACCTAATAACTCTCATGCACACAGAGCTAAGCCGTGCAAATGTTAGTGTAAAATTTAGCGGCTTTAACGAACAAAAAGTTCGTCAGATAGAAAATATAATCCAACAAATTTTACTAATCCTAATACACAACGCAAAAGACTCACTTGTCGAAAGCTACAAAGATGAGCCACTAAAACGTATCATCGAGATAAAATTTAGAAGCTTTGAAGATAAGTGCTACATCGGAGTTTATGACAATGGGAATGGCGTAAGCAAGCAAATGAGTGAGAAAATTTTTACTTGGCTAAATACCACCAAAAAGCAAGGAAATGGCATAGGGCTTTATTTTGCTAAAAAGCTAGCGCAAGAAAAGCTAAATGGCGACGTAAGGCTCGTAAATAACGCAAAGCCAACGGTGTTTGAGTTAAGTTTTGATATAAATTTAAAGGACTAA
- a CDS encoding thiol:disulfide interchange protein DsbA/DsbL, giving the protein MSFLSKFSKAIFAVAVAGAISASAFSEGEDYVKLEKPLSVGQNTLVKIFSYACPFCYKYDKSVTPKVVEKIPGLKYEPFHLKTKGDYGEVASKVFAVLIVMDEAKGISLFDENSLFKKAKFAYYKAYHDKKERWGDGKDAESFLKTGLEAAGVSKADYEKELANPKVTELLKKWDESYDVAKIQGVPAFVVNGKYLIMTKSISSLDGMAALIEELLKK; this is encoded by the coding sequence ATGAGTTTTCTATCTAAATTTAGCAAGGCTATCTTTGCTGTTGCGGTGGCTGGAGCGATTAGTGCTAGTGCATTTAGCGAGGGTGAGGACTACGTCAAGCTTGAAAAGCCACTAAGTGTGGGACAAAATACGCTAGTTAAAATTTTTAGCTACGCTTGCCCATTTTGTTACAAGTACGACAAGAGCGTCACTCCAAAGGTAGTTGAGAAAATCCCTGGACTAAAATACGAACCATTTCATCTAAAGACAAAGGGCGATTACGGCGAGGTTGCGAGCAAGGTTTTTGCCGTGCTTATCGTTATGGACGAGGCAAAGGGTATTAGCTTGTTTGATGAAAATTCGCTATTTAAAAAGGCTAAATTTGCCTACTATAAGGCTTATCACGACAAAAAAGAGCGCTGGGGCGATGGTAAAGACGCTGAGAGCTTTTTAAAGACTGGACTTGAAGCAGCTGGCGTTAGCAAAGCAGATTACGAAAAAGAGCTGGCTAATCCAAAAGTGACTGAGTTACTTAAAAAGTGGGATGAGAGCTATGACGTGGCCAAAATTCAAGGCGTGCCAGCATTTGTCGTAAATGGCAAATATCTCATCATGACAAAATCAATAAGCTCGCTTGATGGCATGGCAGCACTCATCGAAGAGCTTCTTAAAAAATAA
- the dsbI gene encoding protein-disulfide oxidoreductase DsbI, with the protein MSFFKKMAKFQDSRISWAILVFVSVALVVIAHSLFQNYAYMPPCEQCVYIRFAFLCMALGGVIAIINPKNLLFALVGYVFAFWGAVQGIMYSVKLAKIHDAVHGDDPFGVQGCSTEPHYPFGLPLEKWAPDWFMPTGDCGYDSPMVPDGAVLSDLQKSIVDLYADGWYLVPSSKFMSMADCTLLGFGICFVVLALMLVSKLLSFKN; encoded by the coding sequence ATGAGCTTTTTTAAAAAAATGGCTAAATTTCAAGACTCACGCATCTCTTGGGCGATCTTAGTCTTTGTAAGCGTCGCGCTTGTCGTTATCGCGCACTCGCTCTTTCAAAACTACGCTTATATGCCGCCTTGCGAGCAGTGCGTCTATATACGTTTTGCCTTTTTGTGCATGGCACTTGGCGGCGTGATCGCTATCATAAACCCTAAAAATTTGCTCTTTGCTCTAGTTGGCTACGTCTTTGCCTTTTGGGGAGCGGTGCAGGGCATAATGTATAGCGTAAAGCTAGCCAAAATCCACGACGCAGTGCATGGCGATGATCCATTTGGCGTGCAGGGCTGCTCGACTGAGCCGCACTATCCATTTGGTCTGCCGCTTGAGAAGTGGGCGCCTGACTGGTTTATGCCTACAGGCGACTGCGGATATGACAGCCCTATGGTGCCTGATGGCGCGGTGCTAAGCGATTTGCAAAAGAGCATAGTGGATCTTTACGCAGACGGCTGGTATCTTGTGCCGTCGTCTAAATTTATGTCGATGGCGGATTGCACGCTGCTTGGATTTGGCATTTGCTTTGTTGTGCTTGCACTTATGCTTGTTTCAAAGCTCTTATCTTTTAAAAATTAA
- a CDS encoding carboxymuconolactone decarboxylase family protein, with amino-acid sequence MTLTYNAKKIYEIWFGSKSELEESNASFLEDYLNFLGDIGEVINIDEKTRLSVIIASLCVSKGAKSSFKSFVRAALNVGISAKEIREILYQAVPYAGLGKVEDQIFLADEIFNERYIEPENMPKKSREGRGERGLEIQRKLFPAIDKFIASMPNDQKYIMEFLSQNCFGDFYARDGLSLELRELLTFVYITTLGFAKPQLLGHIAANFGIGNDRAKLISVVTTLIPFIGYPSALNALSAINEISSSKN; translated from the coding sequence ATGACACTAACTTACAATGCAAAGAAAATTTATGAAATTTGGTTTGGTTCAAAAAGTGAGCTTGAAGAGAGCAATGCTAGCTTTTTAGAGGATTATTTAAATTTTTTAGGCGATATTGGTGAAGTGATAAATATTGATGAAAAAACAAGACTTTCGGTTATCATCGCCTCTCTTTGTGTGAGTAAAGGCGCAAAAAGCTCATTTAAAAGCTTCGTTAGGGCCGCTTTAAATGTAGGCATATCAGCAAAAGAGATAAGAGAAATTTTATATCAAGCAGTGCCTTATGCTGGGCTTGGCAAGGTAGAAGATCAGATATTTTTAGCTGATGAAATTTTTAATGAGCGCTATATAGAGCCTGAAAATATGCCTAAAAAATCAAGAGAGGGCAGAGGTGAACGAGGCCTTGAGATACAAAGAAAACTCTTCCCAGCGATTGATAAATTTATCGCATCAATGCCAAATGATCAAAAATATATAATGGAGTTTTTATCGCAAAACTGCTTTGGCGATTTTTATGCAAGAGATGGACTTAGTTTAGAGCTTAGAGAGCTTTTGACATTTGTCTATATCACGACTCTTGGCTTTGCAAAGCCACAGCTTTTAGGGCATATTGCTGCAAATTTTGGTATCGGCAACGATAGAGCTAAACTAATAAGCGTTGTTACGACACTTATACCATTTATAGGCTATCCGAGTGCTTTAAATGCATTATCAGCAATAAATGAGATAAGTTCTAGTAAAAATTAA